A single genomic interval of Mangifera indica cultivar Alphonso chromosome 5, CATAS_Mindica_2.1, whole genome shotgun sequence harbors:
- the LOC123217634 gene encoding uncharacterized protein LOC123217634, which translates to MPPLTSRKPILFSISLSTMLKILNKRIKRLYNRLRWPVLFRSDSNAVIKNFQKTDSKTQFDSKNEPVADGSAAVHPNGQTGGFKSGRTIRIATFNAAFFSMAPAVPKSDKCSKFDGENEESMFTKGRPSVEVNLSAKSMNDRPKSILKRSPSHENLSKQQKFSKSKLRVSINLPDNEISLLRSRQLSFTEDKNEVSDSSSTSTSRILKGKGPLRSRSAVNFATNVANGDAESYRRSRTVVEILRELDTDILALQDVKAEEENAMKPLSDLAAALGMNYVFAESWAPEYGNAVLSRWPIKRWRVQKIFDDTDFRNVLKATIDVPQAGEVNFHCTHLDHLDENWRMKQIKAIIQSNEAPHILVGGLNSLDKTDYSSERWADIVKYYEEMGKPTPKVEVIKFLKSKQYTDAKDFAGECEPVVMIAKGQSVQGTCKYGTRVDYILGSPNSPYKFVPGSYSVFSSKGTSDHHIVKVDIVKVDSIDQRKVSQKLGRPKQEVVKITSSSPSKGIQKTHNTQERS; encoded by the exons ATGCCACCATTAACAAGCCGAAAACCCATTCTTTTCTCCATTAGCTTATCCACAATGCTTAAAATCCTCAACAAAAGAATCAAGCGCCTCTACAACCGTCTCCGGTGGCCGGTGCTTTTCCGCTCTGACTCCAATGCTGtcataaaaaatttccaaaaaaccGATTCAAAAACACAATTTGACTCAAAAAATGAACCTGTTGCAGATGGGTCAGCTGCCGTTCATCCGAATGGTCAAACGGGTGGTTTCAAATCCGGAAGGACGATACGGATAGCTACTTTCAACGCTGCTTTCTTCTCTATGGCACCTGCCGTGCCTAAATCGGACAAGTGTTCAAAATTTGATGGTGAAAATGAAGAGTCTATGTTCACTAAAGGTAGACCGTCTGTCGAAGTCAATTTAAGTGCAAAGTCAATGAATGATCGTCCAAAGAGTATTCTGAAAAGATCTCCCTCGCATGAAAATCTTTCTAAGCAACAGAAGTTTTCTAAATCAAAGTTAAGGGTATCTATAAATTTACCTGACAATGAGATTTCCTTGCTGCGTAGCCGGCAACTGAGTTTTACAGAAGACAAGAATGAAGTCTCAGATTCTTCAAGCACTAGTACAAGTAGAATTTTAAAGGGCAAAGGTCCATTGAGATCAAGATCAGCTGTGAATTTTGCTACAAACGTGGCAAACGGTGATGCAGAGAGTTATCGAAGAAGCAGGACAGTTGTTGAAATCTTGAGAGAACTTGATACCGATATATTGGCTTTGCAAGACGTGAAGGCTGAGGAAGAGAACGCCATGAAACCTTTGTCTGATTTGGCTGCTGCTTTGGGGATGAATTATGTTTTTGCAGAGAGTTGGGCACCTGAGTACGGTAACGCTGTGCTGTCAAGATGGCCCATCAAGCGTTGGAGAGTGCAGAAGATCTTTGATGATACTGATTTCAG AAACGTTCTTAAGGCCACGATTGATGTTCCCCAGGCAGGAGAAGTGAACTTCCATTGCACCCACCTTGATCATCTTGATGAAAACTGGCGGATGAAGCAGATTAAAGCCATAATCCAATCAAATGAAGCTCCTCACATCTTAGTCGGAGGTCTAAATTCCCTTGATAAAACAGATTACTCTTCAGAGAGGTGGGCAGATATTGTCAag TACTATGAGGAGATGGGAAAGCCAACACCAAAGGTTGAAGTAATAAAATTTCTGAAGAGTAAACAATACACTGATGCTAAAGACTTTGCTGGAGAATGCGAGCCAGTAGTCATGATCGCCAAAGGCCAAA GTGTGCAGGGGACCTGCAAGTATGGAACAAGGGTAGATTACATATTGGGGTCACCGAATTCCCCATACAAATTTGTTCCAGGATCGTACTCAGTCTTTTCTTCGAAGGGAACTTCAGATCATCACATAGTGAAAGTGGATATAGTTAAAGTAGACAGCATTGATCAAAGAAAGGTCAGCCAAAAATTAGGTCGACCTAAACAAGAAGTTGTGAAGATTACAAGTTCTTCTCCATCAAAAGGAATACAGAAAACACACAACACACAAGAGAGATCATAA
- the LOC123216829 gene encoding LOW QUALITY PROTEIN: probable indole-3-acetic acid-amido synthetase GH3.6 (The sequence of the model RefSeq protein was modified relative to this genomic sequence to represent the inferred CDS: inserted 1 base in 1 codon), translated as MMTDGEILKKLEDSTKNANQHQLETLRSILQHQSPVFYLQSRLSLSPSNHTSIDAATFKLVVPLSSYDDYAHHINQLASRSFDHHHADQPPLSVDPLVCFFYSSGTSTMKPKLIPYFDSALSKAASHIAHQGSAAILRRLFPPKHDVNKILCFIFSDNITTTKGGFKVMAASSFPLYRSRNESWSRLSYFSSPXEVILGSNVKHQMYCHLLCGLRNSEIMDGIISPYAIGLIKAFSFLESNWEQLCDDLKNGYPCVDISDNSMRDSVVQVLGGPQPELSERIRSICGESDWAGIVTKLWPKARYIKCVATGSMRQYYSKVKYYAGNVPVLGGDYFASECCVGINLDIFQSPETTRFVILPTAAYFEFLPFDLEKSDIIDEETVDISGVEVGKMYEVVVTTHRGFYRYRLGDVVKIVGFYNSSPEVEFVMRAPKSSFEIITERDLMSAMESFQMLLRNVMAAEIGEFASFINLDLSPKKLIIFLEIKEGCIFLQEEKLPEAAAVLRSCCSSLEDELGSIYKVQRTKGAISPLSLSIVKPGSFDKLLLVAIENGASASQYKPPKIIRNREIVEFMEGCCLVTLCLDALDG; from the exons ATGATGACAGACGGGGAAATCCTGAAGAAGCTAGAGGACTCCACGAAGAACGCTAATCAGCACCAGCTGGAAACTCTTCGCTCAATCCTCCAACACCAAAGCCCTGTGTTTTATCTCCAATCGCGCCTCTCACTCTCACCTTCCAATCATACATCCATCGACGCAGCAACTTTCAAGCTGGTTGTGCCGTTATCTTCCTACGATGATTACGCTCATCACATTAATCAATTGGCAAGTCGTTCCTTTGATCACCATCACGCTGATCAGCCTCCCCTCTCCGTTGACCCGTTGGTTTGCTTCTTTTacag CTCCGGGACAAGTACTATGAAGCCGAAATTGATTCCTTATTTTGATTCAGCTCTCTCAAAAGCTGCTTCACATATAGCTCACCAAGGCAGTGCCGCTATTCTTCGAAG GTTGTTTCCCCCCAAGCATGATGTTAATAAGATCCTATGTTTCATTTTCTCTGACAATATAACAACAACGAAAGGTGGGTTCAAGGTTATGGCCGCCTCTTCTTTTCCTCTGTATAGAAGTAGAAATGAGAGCTGGTCTCGACTTAGTTACTTCTCTAGTC GGGAAGTCATTCTTGGGTCAAATGTGAAGCACCAAATGTACTGCCATCTTCTCTGTGGTCTTAGGAATTCTGAAATTATGGATGGAATTATAAGCCCGTATGCCATAGGCTTGATTAAAGCATTTAGTTTTTTAGAATCTAATTGGGAGCAGTTATGTGATGATCTCAAAAACGGGTATCCATGTGTCGATATTAGTGACAATTCAATGAGGGATTCTGTCGTTCAGGTTCTTGGTGGACCACAACCAGAGTTATCAGAAAGGATTCGATCAATTTGTGGAGAAAGTGACTGGGCCGGGATTGTGACTAAATTATGGCCTAAGGCTCGTTACATTAAGTGTGTTGCAACTGGAAGTATGAGGCAGTATTACtcaaaagttaaatattatgCAGGAAATGTTCCTGTTTTGGGAGGAGATTATTTTGCTTCAGAATGTTGTGTGGGTATTAACTTGGATATTTTTCAATCTCCAGAGACAACACGATTTGTTATACTTCCAACGGCAGCCTATTTTGAGTTTCTTCCATTTGATTTGGAAAAGAGTGACATTATAGATGAAGAAACTGTTGATATTTCTGGAGTTGAGGTTGGGAAGATGTATGAAGTGGTTGTGACTACTCATAGAGGATTTTATAGATACCGTTTAGGTGATGTTGTGAAAATTGTTGGCTTCTATAATTCTTCTCCAGAAGTGGAGTTTGTGATGAGAGCTCCAAAAAGTTCTTTTGAGATAATAACTGAAAGAGACTTGATGTCTGCCATGGAGAGTTTTCAAATGTTGCTAAGAAATGTTATGGCTGCTGAGATTGGGGAGTTTGCAAGTTTCATTAACTTGGATTTAAGCCCAAAGAAGCTAATAATTTTTCTGGAAATTAAAGAAGGGTGCATTTTTCTTCAAGAGGAGAAGTTACCAGAGGCAGCTGCAGTTCTAAGAAGTTGCTGTTCCTCGCTTGAGGATGAACTGGGAAGCATTTATAAGGTGCAAAGGACTAAAGGTGCCATAAGCCCTTTATCACTATCCATTGTGAAGCCTGGTAGCTTTGATAAGTTGTTGCTAGTAGCCATTGAGAATGGAGCATCAGCTAGTCAATATAAACCACCTAAGATCATAAGAAATCGTGAAATTGTTGAATTTATGGAAGGATGTTGTCTTGTGACTCTGTGTTTGGATGCTTTAGATGGTTAA
- the LOC123216828 gene encoding probable LRR receptor-like serine/threonine-protein kinase RKF3 has translation MSNLQFILFFFFVLHLTDFRTAVTAQQTANANVSCPLDFNVLRPLITGSIPPNMDLLAECQYIRQGLRLVHSDYLRRTGNFLPPLNSSESCWQAFQNLTKDFLPNFDIRSRCGYETSWISQGCMNITTRSQFEHLIPKTVLNDVVSSCNQSLKNSAPCATCTTTLSSLTASYLTGSSVGNLSDCGAYPSIYAAADANQFGPTDEGTSSCLFGLGPSGSEDSSANKKVVIIVVSVVCSIVLLLILTGIWFLWHKRVILKRKMRQRDVSSNVEMGLESISESTHLIRFTFDEIKKATRNFSRDNIIGRGGYGNVYKGVLPDGSEVAFKRFKNCSASGDANFTHEVEVIASVRHVNLVALRGYCIATTPLEGHQRIIVCDLMRNGSVYDHLFGSVESKLSWPIRQKIALGTARGLAYLHYGAQPAIFHRDIKASNILLDEKFEPKVADFGLAKFTPEGLTHLSTRVAGTMGYVAPEYALYGQLTERSDVYSFGVVLLELLSGRKALVLNEDSQPSLVTDWAWSLVRMGNALDVIEDGVPELGTPEILEKYVLIAVLCSHPQLYARPTMDQVVKMLETELSIPSIPERPISIIAEMAEIERSMSSSGSGVLSSSAGYQSFVETDRSSGQREERESYDSRN, from the coding sequence ATGTCGAATTTGCAattcattcttttcttctttttcgtTCTACACTTAACGGACTTTCGAACCGCTGTTACGGCTCAGCAGACTGCTAATGCCAACGTATCGTGCCCGCTTGATTTTAATGTTTTGCGGCCGCTGATTACCGGGTCCATCCCTCCCAACATGGACCTTTTAGCTGAGTGTCAGTATATCCGGCAAGGGCTCCGACTCGTCCATTCTGATTACCTACGACGCACTGGAAATTTTTTGCCTCCACTCAACTCGTCCGAGTCATGCTGGCAAGCTTTCCAAAACCTTACCAAAGATTTTCTGCCCAATTTTGATATTCGGTCGCGTTGCGGATACGAAACGAGTTGGATATCTCAAGGATGTATGAACATCACTACGAGATCGCAGTTTGAGCACTTGATTCCGAAGACCGTATTAAATGACGTCGTCTCCAGCTGTAATCAGTCGCTGAAAAACAGTGCTCCCTGTGCGACTTGTACGACGACCTTGTCCAGCTTGACCGCGTCGTATTTGACGGGAAGTTCAGTTGGGAACTTATCCGACTGCGGGGCGTATCCGTCGATTTATGCGGCAGCGGATGCGAATCAGTTTGGACCCACCGATGAAGGTACTAGCAGCTGTCTGTTTGGGCTTGGTCCTAGTGGATCAGAAGACAGTAGTGCAAATAAGAAAGTCGTGATTATTGTTGTTTCAGTTGTGTGTAGTATTGTATTGCTGTTAATTCTTACTGGGATTTGGTTTTTATGGCATAAGCGTGTgatattaaaaaggaaaatgaggcAGAGAGACGTTAGCAGTAATGTGGAAATGGGATTGGAGTCCATCAGTGAGAGTACTCATTTGATTAGGTTCACATTTGATGAGATTAAGAAAGCAACTAGGAATTTCTCTAGGGACAATATAATTGGGAGAGGAGGGTATGGTAATGTTTATAAGGGAGTTTTGCCTGATGGTTCTGAGGTTGCTTTCAAGAGGTTCAAGAATTGTTCTGCTTCAGGTGACGCCAATTTTACTCATGAGGTAGAGGTTATTGCGAGTGTTAGGCATGTGAACCTTGTGGCTTTGAGGGGATACTGTATTGCTACAACTCCATTAGAGGGTCACCAGAGAATTATTGTGTGTGATTTGATGAGAAATGGGAGTGTATATGATCATTTGTTTGGTTCTGTGGAGAGTAAGCTCAGTTGGCCTATTAGGCAGAAGATTGCTCTAGGAACGGCAAGAGGATTGGCTTATTTGCATTATGGTGCACAACCAGCGATCTTTCATAGGGATATTAAAGCTAGTAATATACTCTTGGATGAGAAATTTGAGCCCAAGGTAGCAGATTTTGGACTTGCAAAGTTCACACCTGAGGGCCTGACTCATTTGAGTACTAGGGTGGCCGGGACAATGGGATATGTTGCTCCTGAGTATGCCTTGTATGGGCAATTAACAGAAAGGAGTGATGTGTACAGCTTTGGTGTTGTGCTTTTGGAGCTTTTGAGTGGTAGGAAGGCACTTGTCTTGAACGAAGATAGTCAACCATCTCTTGTGACAGACTGGGCATGGTCATTAGTGAGGATGGGGAATGCTCTAGATGTTATAGAGGATGGTGTGCCAGAGTTGGGAACACCAGAAATTCTGGAGAAGTATGTATTGATTGCTGTTCTTTGTTCTCACCCGCAGTTATATGCTAGGCCAACAATGGATCAAGTTGTGAAAATGTTGGAAACAGAGTTGTCTATCCCATCAATCCCAGAACGTCCGATTTCTATCATAGCTGAGATGGCTGAGATTGAGAGATCTATGAGCAGTAGCGGCTCAGGTGTGCTTTCTAGTTCTGCTGGCTACCAGTCATTTGTTGAAACTGATCGCTCTTCTGGTCAAAGGGAAGAAAGGGAAAGTTATGATTCCAGAAATTAG
- the LOC123217394 gene encoding receptor-like cytosolic serine/threonine-protein kinase RBK2 isoform X1, translating to MEKKESTSSPVGALEDHFRSEDSESCSSKEPAAESEAKSNSKSNSRWHGFAKLFRSKSKTPIASLYPLNVLKLSIRKSSSMKEGIDTDPCNSKSQQKIFSLYELQTATNNFSFVENLIGKGGSAEVYKGRLRDGEYVAIKRLTRGTANEMTADFLSELGIMAHVNHPNTAKLIGYGVEGGLHIVLELSSNGSLASLLYGVKEKLKWSIRYKIALGIAEGLLYLHQGRQRRIIHRDIKAANILLTEYFVPQICYFGLAKWLPGEWTDHTVSKVEGAFGLVKQPFLPAVVHSKSILKK from the exons ATGGAGAAGAAGGAGAGCACAAGCTCCCCTGTTGGAGCACTTGAGGATCACTTCAGGAGTGAAGACTCGGAATCATGTTCTTCAAAAGAACCCGCCGCAGAATCCGAAGCAAAATCAAATTCCAAATCCAATTCTCGCTGGCATGGATTTGCTAAGTTATTCAGAAGTAAATCTAAAACACCGATAGCTTCATTGTATCCTCTGAATGTCCTCAAGCTCTCCATAAGAAAGAGCAGTAGTATGAAAGAGGGTATTGACACTGATCCATGCAATTCAAAGTCGCAGCAGAAGATTTTCTCTCTGTACGAGCTTCAAACTGCCACCAATAATTTCAGTTTTG TAGAAAATCTGATTGGAAAAGGGGGTTCTGCTGAAGTTTACAAGGGGCGTTTGCGAGATGGAGAATATGTGGCAATCAAACGGCTAACACGAGGTACAGCTAATGAGATGACAGCAGATTTTCTATCAGAGCTTGGGATTATGGCTCATGTCAACCATCCTAATACTGCTAAATTAATTGGGTATGGAGTTGAAGGAGGCTTGCACATTGTTCTTGAATTGTCTTCAAATGGAAGCTTAGCTTCTCTACTCTATG GCGTGAAGGAGAAACTGAAATGGAGCATTCGGTATAAGATTGCTTTAGGGATAGCTGAGGGCTTACTATATCTTCATCAAGGTCGTCAAAGGAGAATCATCCACAGAGATATTAAAGCTGCCAATATTTTGCTCACTGAGTACTTTGTACCGCAG ATTTGTTATTTTGGGCTAGCAAAATGGTTACCAGGGGAATGGACTGACCACACAGTATCCAAAGTTGAAGGCGCATTTGGGTTGGTAAAGCAACCATTTTTACCTGCAGTCGTCCATTCAAAATCTATCTTGAAAAAATAA
- the LOC123217394 gene encoding receptor-like cytosolic serine/threonine-protein kinase RBK2 isoform X4, with product MEKKESTSSPVGALEDHFRSEDSESCSSKEPAAESEAKSNSKSNSRWHGFAKLFRSKSKTPIASLYPLNVLKLSIRKSSSMKEGIDTDPCNSKSQQKIFSLYELQTATNNFSFVENLIGKGGSAEVYKGRLRDGEYVAIKRLTRGTANEMTADFLSELGIMAHVNHPNTAKLIGYGVEGGLHIVLELSSNGSLASLLYGVKEKLKWSIRYKIALGIAEGLLYLHQGRQRRIIHRDIKAANILLTEYFVPQQNGYQGNGLTTQYPKLKAHLGW from the exons ATGGAGAAGAAGGAGAGCACAAGCTCCCCTGTTGGAGCACTTGAGGATCACTTCAGGAGTGAAGACTCGGAATCATGTTCTTCAAAAGAACCCGCCGCAGAATCCGAAGCAAAATCAAATTCCAAATCCAATTCTCGCTGGCATGGATTTGCTAAGTTATTCAGAAGTAAATCTAAAACACCGATAGCTTCATTGTATCCTCTGAATGTCCTCAAGCTCTCCATAAGAAAGAGCAGTAGTATGAAAGAGGGTATTGACACTGATCCATGCAATTCAAAGTCGCAGCAGAAGATTTTCTCTCTGTACGAGCTTCAAACTGCCACCAATAATTTCAGTTTTG TAGAAAATCTGATTGGAAAAGGGGGTTCTGCTGAAGTTTACAAGGGGCGTTTGCGAGATGGAGAATATGTGGCAATCAAACGGCTAACACGAGGTACAGCTAATGAGATGACAGCAGATTTTCTATCAGAGCTTGGGATTATGGCTCATGTCAACCATCCTAATACTGCTAAATTAATTGGGTATGGAGTTGAAGGAGGCTTGCACATTGTTCTTGAATTGTCTTCAAATGGAAGCTTAGCTTCTCTACTCTATG GCGTGAAGGAGAAACTGAAATGGAGCATTCGGTATAAGATTGCTTTAGGGATAGCTGAGGGCTTACTATATCTTCATCAAGGTCGTCAAAGGAGAATCATCCACAGAGATATTAAAGCTGCCAATATTTTGCTCACTGAGTACTTTGTACCGCAG CAAAATGGTTACCAGGGGAATGGACTGACCACACAGTATCCAAAGTTGAAGGCGCATTTGGGTTGGTAA
- the LOC123217394 gene encoding receptor-like cytosolic serine/threonine-protein kinase RBK2 isoform X2 encodes MEKKESTSSPVGALEDHFRSEDSESCSSKEPAAESEAKSNSKSNSRWHGFAKLFRSKSKTPIASLYPLNVLKLSIRKSSSMKEGIDTDPCNSKSQQKIFSLYELQTATNNFSFENLIGKGGSAEVYKGRLRDGEYVAIKRLTRGTANEMTADFLSELGIMAHVNHPNTAKLIGYGVEGGLHIVLELSSNGSLASLLYGVKEKLKWSIRYKIALGIAEGLLYLHQGRQRRIIHRDIKAANILLTEYFVPQICYFGLAKWLPGEWTDHTVSKVEGAFGLVKQPFLPAVVHSKSILKK; translated from the exons ATGGAGAAGAAGGAGAGCACAAGCTCCCCTGTTGGAGCACTTGAGGATCACTTCAGGAGTGAAGACTCGGAATCATGTTCTTCAAAAGAACCCGCCGCAGAATCCGAAGCAAAATCAAATTCCAAATCCAATTCTCGCTGGCATGGATTTGCTAAGTTATTCAGAAGTAAATCTAAAACACCGATAGCTTCATTGTATCCTCTGAATGTCCTCAAGCTCTCCATAAGAAAGAGCAGTAGTATGAAAGAGGGTATTGACACTGATCCATGCAATTCAAAGTCGCAGCAGAAGATTTTCTCTCTGTACGAGCTTCAAACTGCCACCAATAATTTCAGTTTTG AAAATCTGATTGGAAAAGGGGGTTCTGCTGAAGTTTACAAGGGGCGTTTGCGAGATGGAGAATATGTGGCAATCAAACGGCTAACACGAGGTACAGCTAATGAGATGACAGCAGATTTTCTATCAGAGCTTGGGATTATGGCTCATGTCAACCATCCTAATACTGCTAAATTAATTGGGTATGGAGTTGAAGGAGGCTTGCACATTGTTCTTGAATTGTCTTCAAATGGAAGCTTAGCTTCTCTACTCTATG GCGTGAAGGAGAAACTGAAATGGAGCATTCGGTATAAGATTGCTTTAGGGATAGCTGAGGGCTTACTATATCTTCATCAAGGTCGTCAAAGGAGAATCATCCACAGAGATATTAAAGCTGCCAATATTTTGCTCACTGAGTACTTTGTACCGCAG ATTTGTTATTTTGGGCTAGCAAAATGGTTACCAGGGGAATGGACTGACCACACAGTATCCAAAGTTGAAGGCGCATTTGGGTTGGTAAAGCAACCATTTTTACCTGCAGTCGTCCATTCAAAATCTATCTTGAAAAAATAA
- the LOC123217394 gene encoding receptor-like cytosolic serine/threonine-protein kinase RBK2 isoform X3, with translation MEKKESTSSPVGALEDHFRSEDSESCSSKEPAAESEAKSNSKSNSRWHGFAKLFRSKSKTPIASLYPLNVLKLSIRKSSSMKEGIDTDPCNSKSQQKIFSLYELQTATNNFSFVYKGRLRDGEYVAIKRLTRGTANEMTADFLSELGIMAHVNHPNTAKLIGYGVEGGLHIVLELSSNGSLASLLYGVKEKLKWSIRYKIALGIAEGLLYLHQGRQRRIIHRDIKAANILLTEYFVPQICYFGLAKWLPGEWTDHTVSKVEGAFGLVKQPFLPAVVHSKSILKK, from the exons ATGGAGAAGAAGGAGAGCACAAGCTCCCCTGTTGGAGCACTTGAGGATCACTTCAGGAGTGAAGACTCGGAATCATGTTCTTCAAAAGAACCCGCCGCAGAATCCGAAGCAAAATCAAATTCCAAATCCAATTCTCGCTGGCATGGATTTGCTAAGTTATTCAGAAGTAAATCTAAAACACCGATAGCTTCATTGTATCCTCTGAATGTCCTCAAGCTCTCCATAAGAAAGAGCAGTAGTATGAAAGAGGGTATTGACACTGATCCATGCAATTCAAAGTCGCAGCAGAAGATTTTCTCTCTGTACGAGCTTCAAACTGCCACCAATAATTTCAGTTTTG TTTACAAGGGGCGTTTGCGAGATGGAGAATATGTGGCAATCAAACGGCTAACACGAGGTACAGCTAATGAGATGACAGCAGATTTTCTATCAGAGCTTGGGATTATGGCTCATGTCAACCATCCTAATACTGCTAAATTAATTGGGTATGGAGTTGAAGGAGGCTTGCACATTGTTCTTGAATTGTCTTCAAATGGAAGCTTAGCTTCTCTACTCTATG GCGTGAAGGAGAAACTGAAATGGAGCATTCGGTATAAGATTGCTTTAGGGATAGCTGAGGGCTTACTATATCTTCATCAAGGTCGTCAAAGGAGAATCATCCACAGAGATATTAAAGCTGCCAATATTTTGCTCACTGAGTACTTTGTACCGCAG ATTTGTTATTTTGGGCTAGCAAAATGGTTACCAGGGGAATGGACTGACCACACAGTATCCAAAGTTGAAGGCGCATTTGGGTTGGTAAAGCAACCATTTTTACCTGCAGTCGTCCATTCAAAATCTATCTTGAAAAAATAA